One Festucalex cinctus isolate MCC-2025b chromosome 3, RoL_Fcin_1.0, whole genome shotgun sequence DNA window includes the following coding sequences:
- the phaf1 gene encoding phagosome assembly factor 1 yields the protein MLDLEVVPERSLGNEQWEFALGMPLAQAISILQKHCRIIKNVQVLYSEQTPLSHDLILNLTQDGIKLLFDATNQRLKVIEVYDLSKVKLKYCGVHFNSQAIAPTIEQIDQSFGATHPGVYNAAEQLFHLNFRGLSFSFQLDSWNEAPKYEIPHGAMVKRMHIYTGNNLQETKAPAMPLACFLGNIYAECVDVLREGTGPVGLKFRLVTAGCGPVVMGDAKVKSLERNIYFGDSCQEVLSALGSPHKVFYKSEDKMKIHSPSPHKQVPSKCNDYFFNYFTLGVDVLFDSTTHLVKKFVLHTNFPGHYNFNIYHRCDFKISLAIKKGGADSQTDDCILTTYSKWDQIQELLGHPMEKPVVLHRSSSANNTNPFGSTFCFGLQRMIFEVMQNNHIASVTLYGAPRITSQDHPEAGCSSSH from the exons ATGCTGGATCTGGAAGTGGTGCCTGAGCGATCACTTGGAAATGAGCAATGGGAATTTGCCTTAG gCATGCCATTGGCCCAGGCCATCTCTATTCTCCAGAAACACTGCCGCATCATCAAAAATGTCCAGGTGCTTTACAGTGAACAG ACGCCACTCAGCCATGACCTCATACTGAACTTGACTCAGGATGGTATTAAACTGCTGTTTGATGCCACAAATCAGAGACTCAAG GTGATTGAAGTGTATGACCTAAGCAAAGTGAAATTGAAATACTG TGGAGTCCATTTCAATTCTCAAGCCATTGCCCCCACTATAGAACAAATAGACCAGTCGTTTGGAGCGACCCACCCTGGAG TTTACAATGCAGCTGAGCAGTTATTCCATCTCAACTTTCGAGGACTGTCATTCTCCTTCCAACTTGACTCTTGGAATGAGGCTCCAAAATACGAA ATTCCACATGGGGCCATGGTCAAGAGGATGCACATCTACACTGGCAACAACCTGCAAGAAACAAA AGCGCCAGCGATGCCATTGGCCTGTTTCCTTGGTAACATCTATGCAGAGTGTGTGGATGTCCTGAGAGAGGGTACAGGACCAGTGGGGCTTAAGTTCCGCCTAGTTACTGCGG GTTGTGGTCCTGTCGTGATGGGCGATGCTAAAGTCAAGTCCTTAGAAAGAAACATCTACTTTGGAGACTCTTGCCAGGAGGTGCTGAGTGCTCTCGGATCGCCGCATAAAGTATTTTACAAGTCTGAGGACAAG ATGAAGATCCACTCTCCATCACCTCACAAACAAGTTCCTTCCAAATGTAATGACTACTTCTTTAACTACTTCACCCTTGGAGTG gaTGTCCTTTTTGATTCAACAACTCATCTGGTTAAGAAGTTTGTCCTCCATACCAACTTTCCAGGACATTACAACTTCAATAT ATATCATCGGTGTGACTTTAAGATTTCACTTGCCATTAAAAAAG GAGGCGCCGACTCTCAGACAGATGACTGCATATTGACCACTTACAGCAAG TGGGATCAGATTCAGGAACTGCTGGGCCACCCAATGGAAAAACCTGTTGTGCTTCATCG GTCATCATCTGCCAACAATACCAACCCCTTTGGCTCCACATTCTGCTTTGGACTTCAGAGGATGATCTTTGAG GTGATGCAGAATAACCACATAGCATCGGTGACTCTCTATGGTGCTCCACGGATCACCAGTCAAGACCACCCTGAGGCCGGTTGCAGCAGCTCCCACTGA